One genomic region from Chlamydia poikilotherma encodes:
- the lpxB gene encoding lipid-A-disaccharide synthase, which yields MLPLYLVHVLYPIGLIANLFFGSAFTVQWFLSERRKIAYVPKAFWILSSIGALMMIAHGFIQSQFPIALLHGANLVIYFRNLNVASSHKLSLRTTLVILALTLLFTTLPFALEAYYHPHMEWMASPNIFHLPLPPPNIYWHIVGCLGLFTFSSRFFIQWCHLEMNNRSTLPALFWQVGFIGGFLAFIYFIRTGDPVNILSYGCGLLPSLANLRIMYKKSRLPEFHNHSCFLSAGEPSGDTLGSDLLRNIKVLNPDIRCFGVGGPLMRKEGLEPLIHMEEFQVSGFLEVFSAIFSLLKKYRKLYKAILKENPETVFCIDFPDFHFFLIKKLRKCGYKGKIVHYVCPSIWAWRPKRKKVLEKYLDTLLLILPFEKEIFKNSPLKTIYLGHPLVKTVSNFQYCNSWKQKLKISDQPSIAVFPGSRPGDIFRNLQVQARAFLFSSLAQSHQLLVSSCNPKYNKKILELLEKEGCHNSKIVPSEFRYQLMRDCDCALAKCGTIVLETALNQTPTIVTCLLEPFDTFLAKYIFKILIPAYSLPNIITGSIIFPEFIGGKHDFNPEEVAAAIDILASPTAKEKQKYACQQLLKTMTENIVTPKECLQAIYSQKNRFHLKNDFIKKFNPESSRA from the coding sequence ATGCTTCCTCTTTATCTGGTTCATGTACTGTATCCTATAGGATTGATTGCCAACTTATTTTTTGGTAGTGCGTTTACCGTGCAATGGTTTTTAAGTGAAAGACGTAAGATAGCCTATGTCCCTAAGGCTTTTTGGATTTTATCCTCTATAGGAGCGCTCATGATGATCGCTCACGGCTTTATCCAAAGCCAATTTCCCATAGCTCTACTTCACGGGGCAAATCTTGTTATCTATTTCAGAAATCTCAATGTTGCTTCCTCTCATAAGCTTTCATTAAGAACAACATTAGTAATTCTCGCTTTAACCTTATTGTTTACAACACTACCATTCGCCCTAGAGGCATATTACCATCCCCATATGGAATGGATGGCCTCTCCTAATATCTTTCATCTTCCTTTGCCTCCACCAAATATTTACTGGCATATTGTTGGCTGTTTAGGGTTATTCACCTTTTCCTCAAGGTTTTTTATCCAATGGTGCCATTTGGAAATGAATAACCGATCTACTCTACCAGCATTGTTTTGGCAGGTTGGTTTCATTGGTGGTTTCTTAGCATTCATATATTTCATACGTACCGGAGATCCTGTAAATATCCTCAGTTACGGCTGTGGTCTACTTCCCTCACTGGCAAATTTACGTATTATGTATAAGAAATCACGCTTACCTGAATTCCATAACCATAGCTGCTTCTTATCGGCAGGAGAGCCCAGTGGAGACACATTAGGAAGTGATCTTCTTCGTAATATCAAAGTTTTGAATCCTGATATACGCTGTTTTGGTGTTGGAGGACCTTTAATGCGCAAAGAAGGACTCGAACCTCTGATTCATATGGAAGAATTTCAGGTATCAGGATTTTTAGAAGTTTTTAGTGCGATTTTTAGTCTACTTAAAAAATACAGAAAACTCTACAAAGCTATTCTTAAAGAGAATCCTGAAACCGTTTTTTGTATAGATTTTCCTGATTTCCATTTTTTCCTAATTAAAAAGTTAAGAAAATGTGGATATAAAGGGAAAATTGTTCATTACGTTTGTCCAAGTATTTGGGCTTGGAGACCTAAAAGAAAAAAAGTCTTAGAAAAATATCTTGATACTCTTTTGCTAATACTTCCCTTTGAAAAGGAGATTTTTAAAAACTCTCCCTTAAAAACTATTTATCTAGGGCATCCTTTAGTAAAAACAGTCTCTAATTTTCAATATTGCAACTCATGGAAACAAAAATTAAAGATTTCTGACCAACCTAGTATCGCAGTATTTCCAGGTAGCCGACCAGGGGATATCTTTAGAAATTTACAAGTACAAGCTCGAGCATTTCTATTTTCATCATTAGCACAATCACATCAACTGCTCGTATCTTCTTGTAATCCTAAATATAATAAGAAAATTCTAGAGCTTCTAGAAAAAGAAGGTTGTCATAATAGCAAAATCGTTCCTTCAGAATTCCGTTATCAACTTATGAGAGATTGTGATTGCGCTTTGGCAAAGTGTGGGACTATTGTTCTTGAAACTGCATTAAATCAAACCCCAACGATTGTCACCTGCCTTCTAGAACCTTTTGACACCTTCTTAGCAAAGTATATCTTTAAGATTCTCATCCCTGCGTATTCCCTACCAAACATCATTACAGGATCTATTATCTTTCCAGAATTCATAGGTGGCAAACACGATTTCAATCCAGAAGAAGTCGCAGCAGCAATTGATATCCTCGCGAGTCCTACAGCTAAAGAAAAACAGAAATATGCCTGTCAACAACTTCTCAAGACTATGACAGAAAATATAGTAACTCCTAAAGAGTGTCTGCAAGCTATATACTCACAAAAAAATCGCTTTCACTTAAAGAACGACTTTATCAAGAAATTTAATCCCGAAAGCTCTCGAGCTTAA
- a CDS encoding IncA family protein, with protein MSGVSSPVDSSQIVINKVSTHCFENCLLLHTTAVAVGIVLILASVIGLVAYAYSLPIFCSVLLLASILIGIVLIMVGAKYIHTCLSKTDFVDSSEREGYRTKIRKLFSEAQDLEMTIRKQQSRIMDMENTIDNLFQLCSADYAEKIENMQLQLDEQQLELEESANTLNIKFSVLEAERDAWKNLYEEEVQVHHATIETYEDGIQKVSKELYEANQKIKEQRLELRQAKERAKLMERVHHRLTQELEVAKEEITELRAELVEASLEPGEPGRPRSMSI; from the coding sequence ATGAGTGGCGTATCTTCCCCTGTTGATTCTAGTCAAATTGTTATAAATAAAGTTTCCACACACTGTTTTGAGAATTGTTTGCTATTGCACACCACTGCTGTCGCTGTTGGTATTGTGTTAATCCTTGCAAGTGTTATTGGTTTGGTTGCTTATGCTTATTCCTTACCTATATTTTGTTCTGTTCTTTTGCTTGCTTCTATTCTTATAGGGATAGTTTTAATCATGGTAGGGGCAAAGTATATTCATACTTGTCTTTCCAAAACAGACTTTGTAGATAGTTCTGAAAGAGAAGGATACCGTACCAAAATTCGAAAATTGTTTTCAGAAGCTCAAGATTTGGAAATGACAATCCGTAAACAGCAATCCCGCATTATGGATATGGAAAATACTATAGATAATCTTTTCCAATTGTGTTCAGCAGATTACGCTGAAAAAATAGAGAATATGCAACTTCAATTAGATGAGCAACAGCTAGAACTCGAAGAATCTGCTAACACTTTGAATATAAAGTTCTCCGTTTTAGAAGCAGAAAGAGATGCTTGGAAAAATCTTTATGAAGAAGAAGTACAAGTTCATCATGCAACCATAGAGACTTATGAGGACGGAATTCAAAAAGTATCGAAAGAACTTTACGAAGCTAATCAAAAGATAAAAGAACAACGATTAGAACTGCGACAAGCCAAAGAACGCGCTAAACTCATGGAGCGTGTCCACCACCGTCTTACTCAAGAATTAGAAGTTGCAAAAGAGGAAATAACTGAGCTTCGAGCAGAACTAGTAGAGGCATCATTAGAACCTGGAGAACCCGGAAGGCCACGGTCTATGTCAATTTAG
- a CDS encoding IncA family protein — protein sequence MNPSLPLVFAHTQQLASSRYNINKPRIVLITSVIATILGLAVLAANIALLVLFGALGSTVFNGIIIGIILGVMLLLFLGGIHVAIIFKLARSRRLEISRSESIFRDLQTRLQDLQNRLSEKEGDIRILRSQLNGEAIKIQELLKIKQEELDSLTRRYAAMAQENSSLAELVSRLRGELAELRRVLKENQASSDAIIERCRINSELLHSESVIAWQSQEAEKVIAERLRSSSKQLQTQLREKEQILRSKEQMIDKLTRQVSELKREVSGLQIFITDNVANREPKRGVVDELKEKLIALKAKIENLQGYITESTDRNNIEIPTGAVLIERANILCTDVSDIQEFMAENIIVQPSDDAEDQN from the coding sequence ATGAACCCTTCACTTCCCTTAGTGTTTGCTCATACGCAGCAATTAGCTTCCAGTCGTTATAATATCAATAAACCCCGTATTGTGTTGATTACCTCTGTCATTGCAACAATTTTAGGTCTAGCTGTGCTAGCGGCTAACATAGCTCTACTTGTTTTATTTGGTGCTTTGGGATCAACAGTATTCAATGGGATTATTATTGGGATAATTCTTGGAGTTATGTTGCTACTGTTTTTAGGAGGAATACATGTCGCTATCATCTTTAAATTAGCTCGTTCTCGTCGGTTAGAGATTTCTAGATCTGAGAGTATTTTCCGAGATTTGCAAACGCGATTGCAAGATCTACAAAACCGTTTATCTGAAAAAGAAGGTGATATTCGTATCTTACGATCCCAATTGAATGGAGAGGCTATTAAGATCCAAGAGTTGCTAAAGATTAAACAGGAGGAGTTAGATAGCCTCACACGTAGGTATGCTGCTATGGCTCAGGAAAACTCAAGTTTAGCAGAACTAGTTTCGCGTTTACGTGGTGAGTTAGCGGAATTGAGAAGAGTCTTAAAAGAGAATCAAGCCAGTTCAGATGCGATTATAGAGAGATGCCGAATCAATAGTGAGTTGCTTCATTCCGAATCTGTAATTGCATGGCAATCCCAGGAGGCAGAAAAGGTTATTGCTGAGAGACTGAGAAGCTCTTCTAAACAACTGCAAACGCAGCTTCGTGAAAAAGAACAAATCCTCCGTAGTAAAGAGCAAATGATTGACAAGTTAACGCGGCAAGTATCTGAATTAAAACGAGAGGTTTCCGGACTTCAGATATTTATTACTGATAATGTAGCAAATAGAGAACCAAAACGTGGTGTTGTTGACGAACTGAAAGAAAAACTTATAGCGTTGAAAGCTAAGATAGAAAATCTTCAGGGATACATTACTGAGAGCACAGATAGAAATAACATAGAAATCCCTACGGGAGCTGTCTTAATAGAAAGAGCAAATATCTTGTGTACGGATGTTTCTGATATTCAAGAATTTATGGCTGAGAATATAATAGTTCAACCTAGCGATGATGCTGAGGATCAAAACTAA
- a CDS encoding IncA family protein: MRCIPACLTPTSEGMNQCLIKANSSKVCLVINLFSIFLSLLVVVAGITALIFFSIELGVIHSVILAMCVLAAVVFLIMSSYYLTNRQHTIRVSALQDQRLTQDRAQGVDGISEVDLGNAEIVNEIQGELRSKHQQIEEMKIERQRMSARILELEAGAAREQENQVRIRGFEERERASAIVLDNERRIFESRIRDLEQAVSDAEFQSRSRTSDLETLQEERTQLQNRMTELETAATVSADRLSSTSTELQRQLSIKDEEIEKLKALKLQVYEELQLVQKSLEEEEENNGKIARRFEKLRLQLERERDELRIQCLNAEAKLVQLEISLSNVPNFSENTAKSESKIEQFNPACSIAEEKIKKLKDKLKLKKEEISTIERTIQQERQRHEEENTQLKQSQSEAVSKIRRLEQELAEAASERNSHIQAFRDKRCEYEKEIAELKNTCSSFENTICDLQRERSLFSDEDGDRNSAYRALRTELGDKIAGLQKENEEKHKKVLQLEEQMILCANEKMRTQRIAREQITHQVNKRKTVESELQKNQSKIQDLETQVERLRSGRGRTVSDLQEQIRSLNQEIRGNNETITKLESRNRELERTVQVCTNESLMRLTSDPSRSSSIDRLKEERKKLRIQITRDTKDRVRTAHQRIERLEKLCKGSALESQVDELAEDSERRINYQRIFELESTLLSRSNDSATGRDRVESMRALRLQQYCDGDAEFEARVRDFNFPPNAPIDSRALYQLEQEIYDTREAKLFSLREELEDSREHVIELEIKITELTEALRAHEENLSPNTIEKRSLAEQQEAKQVAQDLRNQLEESRIQLEDYQKRLTEAQRALLQVSLDMQSKDLALKIAEDKLKQFEDK; encoded by the coding sequence ATGAGATGTATCCCCGCGTGTTTAACGCCAACTTCAGAAGGAATGAATCAATGTTTGATTAAGGCCAATTCATCCAAGGTTTGCTTGGTGATTAATTTATTTTCTATATTTTTATCTTTATTGGTTGTTGTTGCTGGTATAACTGCACTAATTTTTTTTAGTATTGAACTAGGAGTGATTCACAGTGTGATTTTAGCCATGTGTGTTTTAGCTGCAGTAGTGTTCCTTATTATGAGCTCTTATTACCTAACGAATAGACAACATACTATTCGTGTATCTGCTCTACAGGATCAAAGGTTAACGCAAGATAGAGCACAAGGTGTAGATGGCATCTCAGAAGTGGATTTAGGGAATGCTGAGATAGTTAATGAGATCCAAGGAGAGCTGCGATCAAAGCATCAACAGATTGAAGAAATGAAAATAGAACGCCAGCGTATGTCTGCAAGAATTTTAGAGCTAGAGGCTGGGGCTGCAAGAGAGCAGGAAAATCAGGTAAGAATTCGTGGGTTTGAGGAGCGCGAGCGTGCCTCGGCAATAGTTTTAGATAATGAACGGCGTATTTTTGAATCAAGAATTCGAGATTTAGAACAGGCAGTTTCTGACGCTGAATTTCAATCTAGAAGTCGTACATCTGATTTAGAGACATTACAAGAAGAACGTACACAACTACAAAATCGCATGACCGAATTGGAAACAGCAGCAACAGTTAGTGCTGATCGATTATCCTCAACATCTACAGAATTACAAAGACAGTTGTCAATCAAAGACGAGGAGATAGAAAAGCTAAAGGCACTCAAATTGCAAGTGTATGAAGAGCTTCAATTAGTGCAAAAATCATTGGAAGAAGAAGAAGAAAATAACGGTAAAATTGCTAGAAGGTTTGAAAAACTTCGATTGCAACTGGAAAGGGAAAGGGATGAATTGCGCATTCAATGCTTGAATGCAGAGGCTAAACTCGTGCAATTAGAAATATCTCTATCTAACGTACCCAACTTTTCTGAAAATACTGCTAAGTCTGAATCTAAAATAGAGCAGTTTAATCCAGCATGTAGCATTGCTGAAGAAAAGATCAAGAAATTAAAAGATAAACTGAAACTTAAGAAAGAAGAAATCTCTACTATTGAAAGGACAATTCAACAGGAAAGACAGCGTCATGAAGAAGAGAATACCCAGTTGAAACAGAGTCAGTCTGAGGCGGTTTCAAAAATTCGAAGATTGGAACAAGAGCTTGCAGAAGCAGCTAGTGAGAGAAATTCACATATTCAAGCTTTCAGAGATAAACGTTGTGAATATGAAAAGGAAATAGCAGAACTTAAGAATACGTGTTCTTCTTTTGAAAATACCATTTGTGATTTGCAAAGAGAGCGTTCGTTATTTTCAGATGAGGATGGGGATCGAAATAGCGCCTATCGAGCTTTACGAACAGAGTTAGGAGATAAAATTGCTGGGCTACAAAAGGAAAATGAAGAGAAACATAAGAAAGTTTTACAGTTAGAGGAACAGATGATTCTCTGTGCGAATGAGAAAATGCGTACTCAGAGAATTGCTAGAGAACAGATAACTCATCAGGTAAATAAAAGAAAAACGGTAGAGTCGGAGCTGCAGAAAAATCAATCTAAGATTCAAGATTTGGAGACGCAAGTTGAAAGATTACGCAGTGGACGTGGACGTACTGTTTCTGATTTGCAAGAACAAATTCGGTCGTTGAATCAAGAGATACGTGGGAATAACGAAACTATCACAAAATTGGAAAGCCGTAATAGAGAATTGGAGAGAACCGTTCAAGTATGCACAAATGAAAGCTTAATGAGGTTGACATCAGATCCTTCAAGGTCGAGCAGTATAGATAGGTTGAAGGAAGAGAGAAAAAAACTAAGAATACAAATAACTAGAGACACTAAGGATCGTGTACGGACGGCTCACCAAAGAATCGAAAGATTGGAAAAGCTCTGTAAGGGTTCTGCATTAGAGAGTCAAGTTGATGAACTTGCTGAAGATTCAGAAAGAAGAATCAATTACCAAAGGATTTTCGAGTTAGAAAGTACTCTACTTTCTCGTTCAAATGATTCTGCAACAGGGAGAGATAGAGTGGAAAGTATGAGAGCATTAAGATTGCAGCAGTATTGTGATGGTGATGCGGAGTTTGAAGCAAGGGTTCGTGATTTTAACTTTCCTCCGAATGCTCCGATTGATTCCAGGGCTCTTTATCAACTAGAACAAGAAATATATGATACTAGAGAGGCTAAGCTATTTTCGTTGCGAGAAGAGCTGGAGGATTCTCGTGAACATGTAATTGAGCTAGAAATAAAAATCACGGAGCTTACAGAAGCGCTTAGAGCTCATGAGGAAAATTTGAGTCCTAATACTATTGAAAAAAGATCACTAGCAGAGCAACAAGAAGCAAAACAAGTTGCTCAAGATCTCCGTAATCAATTAGAAGAATCTCGCATTCAATTAGAAGATTATCAGAAGAGATTAACTGAAGCTCAACGTGCTCTTTTGCAAGTCTCTCTAGATATGCAATCTAAAGATTTAGCTCTTAAGATTGCCGAAGATAAGTTAAAGCAATTTGAAGATAAATAA
- a CDS encoding IncA family protein → MKCMQTNLSSRPERQVVSTNVDRTYSHTAIKALAIVSGILIIASSIAGCIFLGADLGLLSAILLGFAIISGLILIAVGTYFCCQGAAYEQVVSNRVLIEQARIAELITELASAQKELTTLRSLQLKNQERLEQLQGDSVSQEQQRLLQERNEHIVHLESVIQRLRKEHAELLEEKDKECYAEMVRQTSLRIQLANNQQQEMESKEKSVRERLQFLENEMTKQIVLHTDELTGIRQTLLQNQEQFSQELQEKEQQISDLRDALSQQHAVDLDQIHELEALVREKEESIAALQCDVELYRDLELDSTIDSLPRALVRIRQQEERIALLETINLQLTPRTRNRSSSI, encoded by the coding sequence ATGAAATGTATGCAGACGAATCTGTCTTCTAGACCAGAGAGGCAGGTTGTATCCACAAACGTAGACCGAACATATTCTCATACTGCTATTAAGGCTCTTGCGATAGTATCGGGAATTTTAATTATTGCTTCTAGCATTGCAGGATGTATATTTCTAGGTGCAGATTTAGGCTTATTAAGTGCTATTCTCCTAGGCTTTGCAATTATTTCCGGGCTGATACTTATTGCTGTTGGAACATACTTTTGTTGTCAGGGGGCTGCTTATGAGCAGGTCGTCTCGAATAGGGTTTTAATAGAACAAGCTAGGATTGCTGAATTAATAACGGAGCTAGCCTCAGCACAGAAAGAATTGACTACTTTACGCTCTCTACAGTTGAAAAATCAAGAAAGATTGGAGCAACTCCAAGGAGATTCTGTATCTCAGGAGCAACAGAGGCTTCTTCAAGAAAGAAACGAACATATAGTACACTTAGAAAGTGTAATTCAGAGACTAAGAAAAGAGCATGCCGAGCTTCTAGAAGAAAAAGACAAAGAGTGTTACGCGGAAATGGTAAGACAAACATCTCTACGTATTCAACTTGCAAATAACCAGCAACAAGAAATGGAGTCTAAGGAAAAATCTGTCCGAGAACGTTTGCAATTTTTAGAAAATGAGATGACAAAACAAATCGTGCTGCATACCGATGAATTGACAGGAATCCGACAAACTCTATTGCAAAACCAAGAGCAATTTAGTCAAGAGCTACAAGAGAAAGAACAACAAATTTCCGATTTGCGAGACGCTCTAAGTCAGCAGCATGCTGTAGATCTTGATCAGATTCATGAGTTAGAGGCTTTGGTAAGGGAAAAAGAAGAAAGTATAGCGGCCTTACAATGTGATGTAGAGCTTTATAGAGATCTGGAATTAGACAGTACTATAGATTCCCTCCCAAGAGCTTTAGTTCGTATCCGACAGCAAGAGGAACGCATTGCTTTGTTAGAAACCATAAATTTACAACTGACCCCAAGAACACGTAATCGATCATCGAGTATATAG
- a CDS encoding IncA family protein — translation MKCASPCFYLKLENSDDRCCNFLDSRVRLVATILSIIASLLIITGAIAAVVLFGSQLGLLYSTIIIGLSVAIGVLLFSASLRCFTCCALVSRSQHISENIVRSYVQDLGSPQVSSTSSETTETVEQHLRDVLSECSQARVGYQDLINQRDESIIRLYAAREAYETANADYQRFADQSANVEDCRSISRECQECFTTLREKCLEYVQSVQAYEGILQQISSMHNLLDFQKVASAYEQVNTLLREREGNAQTRICALESQLSLRNRDLEQLSQMENELQSSIQELQRTQETNHGTIRALQIRLEEVGKSRDNLHNTRFLEVGNESRQHIRQLLSADDECSQDPSLQEQNRRLKLTLGLYHKMFENMETRLGPQYYTSRIATSGSEGLLREFLGNPEQYTRGEVNTIVSQYFEDERGNQQREVSNLRERIAQQDLEIRDLRNQILEGLGRNPESHRDLNATSLDIIDMTLEEDTIHNIVIADEDEFMDALDNPTNSNDR, via the coding sequence ATGAAGTGTGCTTCTCCTTGTTTCTATTTGAAATTGGAGAACTCTGATGATCGTTGTTGTAATTTTCTTGATTCTCGAGTTCGTTTAGTCGCGACTATTCTGTCAATAATAGCGAGTTTATTGATTATTACCGGAGCTATAGCTGCGGTAGTGCTTTTTGGATCACAGTTAGGTCTGTTATACTCCACCATAATCATTGGTTTATCTGTAGCCATTGGGGTTTTACTTTTCAGTGCGAGTTTGAGATGTTTTACTTGTTGCGCTTTAGTATCTCGATCCCAACATATCTCGGAAAATATTGTGCGGTCTTATGTCCAGGATTTGGGATCCCCTCAGGTATCTTCAACATCCAGTGAAACTACAGAAACAGTAGAACAGCATTTGAGAGATGTGCTTTCAGAATGTAGTCAAGCTCGTGTTGGTTATCAAGATCTTATAAATCAAAGAGACGAGTCAATTATTCGTTTGTATGCTGCTAGAGAAGCATATGAAACTGCTAATGCGGATTATCAGAGATTTGCGGATCAATCTGCAAATGTAGAGGATTGTAGAAGTATAAGTCGGGAATGCCAAGAGTGTTTTACTACATTAAGAGAAAAATGCTTGGAATATGTTCAATCTGTACAGGCCTATGAAGGAATTCTTCAGCAGATTAGTTCTATGCATAATCTTTTAGACTTTCAGAAAGTAGCTTCTGCTTATGAGCAGGTAAATACTTTATTAAGGGAAAGAGAAGGAAATGCTCAAACGCGTATTTGTGCTTTAGAAAGCCAACTAAGTTTGCGTAATAGAGACCTTGAACAGCTCTCTCAAATGGAAAATGAATTGCAAAGTTCAATACAGGAACTGCAGCGTACGCAGGAGACGAACCATGGGACTATACGGGCTTTGCAAATACGTTTAGAAGAAGTAGGCAAAAGTAGAGACAACCTTCATAATACTCGATTTTTAGAAGTGGGAAATGAATCAAGGCAGCATATTAGACAACTGTTATCGGCGGATGATGAATGCAGTCAAGATCCAAGTCTTCAAGAGCAAAACCGTAGACTTAAGCTCACATTAGGGCTCTATCATAAGATGTTTGAAAATATGGAGACTCGCTTAGGTCCTCAATATTATACAAGTCGTATAGCAACCTCAGGTAGTGAAGGTCTTTTAAGAGAGTTTCTTGGGAATCCTGAGCAGTATACCAGAGGCGAAGTTAATACTATAGTATCTCAATATTTTGAGGATGAGAGAGGGAATCAGCAAAGAGAAGTTTCTAATTTAAGAGAACGGATTGCTCAACAAGATCTCGAGATTCGTGATCTGAGAAATCAAATTTTAGAAGGCTTGGGGCGAAATCCAGAATCACATAGAGATCTCAATGCGACGAGCCTAGACATTATTGATATGACCTTAGAGGAAGATACAATTCACAACATAGTAATTGCTGACGAGGATGAATTTATGGATGCATTGGACAATCCTACAAATTCTAATGATCGATAG
- a CDS encoding DUF1548 domain-containing protein has translation MTNILSNGLSIYSINVIPKKSLKQTLQVYADSIHIHVLYTFIKTDLLKYSQTTNTLGTCKTLFISILSAIVSAILLLILYPVKLAILAIGLCLKDPEITTLSPLQTFVHKIQDITNQQLYIDCNNLSLVPESSPFLQSFLTPETQPWELSNLENEISSLCSTLPEPWEKILNYVYAKHLKNQETSPKQEISYEGSLYYTVLQKLTIALQNPTIPKDKKQQLLDYIGSYVNACPPTWIEVIFRELAAIYNKQDTSINYVLLCVQMFKENLLQSIANRASEEWHHISSFKHYHGRSLGLNMDSLVRIQFTGYLILKKQALYNRVYKQFLANYRASVKNLIEYIRYQITDSSQELKNSLSLYLYETMRKLEVPEHEISSVLSSLFYDEQFELNTKGVVFILLQQGILTTEAQTTIEKITHRLRNLFL, from the coding sequence ATGACAAACATTCTTTCTAACGGTCTTTCCATTTATTCGATAAATGTCATTCCCAAAAAATCTTTAAAACAAACTCTACAAGTATATGCGGACAGTATTCATATTCATGTTCTCTATACGTTTATAAAAACTGACTTATTGAAATATTCACAAACTACTAATACTCTGGGGACTTGCAAAACTCTTTTTATTTCAATCCTGTCAGCAATCGTTAGCGCTATTCTTCTCTTGATTCTCTATCCTGTAAAGCTTGCGATTCTAGCAATCGGCTTATGTTTAAAAGATCCTGAAATAACGACATTATCCCCCTTACAAACCTTCGTACACAAAATTCAGGATATAACGAATCAACAACTCTATATTGATTGCAATAATCTCAGTCTCGTTCCAGAATCTTCTCCTTTCCTACAATCCTTCTTAACTCCAGAAACTCAGCCTTGGGAATTATCCAATCTAGAGAATGAGATATCCTCATTATGCTCTACCCTGCCTGAACCATGGGAAAAAATACTTAATTACGTCTATGCTAAACACCTTAAGAATCAGGAGACTTCTCCCAAACAGGAGATATCCTATGAGGGATCGCTATATTATACAGTCTTGCAAAAGCTAACAATAGCATTACAAAACCCAACCATCCCCAAAGATAAAAAACAACAACTCCTAGACTATATTGGAAGCTACGTAAACGCTTGTCCTCCTACTTGGATCGAAGTTATATTTAGAGAGTTAGCTGCAATCTACAACAAACAAGATACGAGCATTAACTACGTGCTACTTTGCGTACAGATGTTCAAAGAAAATCTGTTACAATCTATTGCTAATCGAGCTTCTGAAGAGTGGCATCACATATCAAGTTTTAAGCATTATCACGGACGTTCCTTAGGTTTGAATATGGATTCTCTGGTGCGTATTCAATTCACTGGCTACCTAATCCTAAAAAAACAAGCTCTCTATAATCGTGTTTATAAGCAATTTCTTGCTAACTACAGAGCTTCTGTAAAGAATCTTATCGAATATATCCGCTATCAAATCACTGATTCTTCTCAGGAACTGAAGAATTCCCTATCACTATATCTATACGAAACCATGAGAAAATTAGAAGTTCCGGAACATGAAATTTCCTCGGTTCTATCTTCTTTATTTTATGATGAACAGTTTGAATTAAATACTAAAGGAGTTGTCTTTATTCTCCTCCAACAAGGAATTCTAACTACAGAAGCGCAAACAACTATCGAAAAAATAACACACAGACTTCGGAATTTATTTCTTTAA